One Rissa tridactyla isolate bRisTri1 chromosome 4, bRisTri1.patW.cur.20221130, whole genome shotgun sequence DNA window includes the following coding sequences:
- the AKIP1 gene encoding A-kinase-interacting protein 1 isoform X5, whose protein sequence is MNQATRECEKYYSFTAACRCKEHEIKHICRYHGRQEIKVESSEEERTEASVAPSQAQTCQQHALVSCISDNNPGVLQSHLICAPATFPVLRKGVQQGVWQSLSQLCLASHTIFSEDSHSSRRKSFFFYYFSKSNTSPHQFQELLSHK, encoded by the exons AAGTACTATAGCTTCACAGCAGCCTGTAGATGCAAAGAGCATGAAATCAAACACATCTGCAGATACCATGGCAGGCAAGAAATAAAGGTGGAGTCCTCCGAAGAAGAG agGACTGAAGCCTCTGTAGCACCCAGTCAAGCTCAAACTTGCCAGCAACAT GCTCTTGTGAGTTGCATCAGCGACAATAACCCAGGAGTCCTCCAGTCTCACCTCATTTGTGCTCCTGCCAcatttcctgtgctgaggaaaggcgtGCAGCAGGGCGTGTGGCAGTCGCTTAGCCAGTTATGCTTGGCCTCACATACCATCTTCTCTGAAGATTCCCATTCctcaagaagaaaatctttttttttttattatttttcaaagtcgAACACCTCACCACATCAATTTCAGGAACTTCTGAGCCACAAATGA